The nucleotide sequence TGTTTATTATTAGCAGTTGGTGCGCTGAGGCGGTTACAGCGGCCAGAAATTCAAGATCTATTTTTTCTACGGTGTCGCTAGGTGCATGATAATCTTGATGAGGTGGGACGCCAAAGTAGAGCCAAGGGATCCCCGCTTTATGTAAAGGGTAGTGGTCTGAAGCCCTGAGCCAGTTGATGTGAGCCGCCATGCTTGTACGTTTTCTGGAATGGTAGGCTCTGATACAAAGCCCAGTCTCTTTTATGAGGTTTTGCTGAATTAACGAAAACTGACTGAACCCTCTTCTCCCCTCTAAATGGATCACATTGGAGCGATCTGGTCGACCGACCATATCTAAGTTAACTGCTAGCTCTATCTGCTCGGCATTAGGAATGGAATGAGGCAAGTTCAACCTTTCAACTAGGGCATAGCCACCATAGAGACCGGGCTCTTCTGCATCAGTAGCCACAAACATCAAGTTTGTGTCTTGGTAGAGTGATCTATTCGCAGCAGCATAAGTGGCAAGTTGTAACATGGCTGCAATGCCGGATGCGTTGTCATCGGCGCCTGGGTATATTTTGCCTCTTTTTATGCCTAAATGATCATAGTGGGCGACGATAAGCCGCCAATGTGAAGAGGGGCGTGATGCTGTAAGCACTCCAACGACATTACGACCTTGGCGATGATGAAAACCTTGTGAATAAATAAAGGGAACATCAAAGGCTGCATTTTTGACTTGAGAGTCGATTCGATTATCGAGTGGAGTATGGGGTTGGTCGTTGCTTCTGTGTGGTAATGCCGGATAAAACCAGGGGGTAAGTCCGATCTGAGTGAAACGTTGATTGATATAGATGCGGGTCAAAACGGCGCCTTGACTCCCCGTTTTTCTCCCCTCCAATTCATCAGAGGCAAGTTTAGCAATATCGGTTTGTAGACTCTTAGTATCGACCCAATTTGATGTTAGTTGGGTTTTACAGCTAGGTTTAAACGTGGAACATGCACTGAGTAATAACACAGAGGCCAGCATTAATAAGTGCTGGAGATGGATTTTCTGCAAGAACCTAACCGCGATCTTTTCGTCAGTAAAACCCATCTATATTCCTCTGCTTTTATTTGCCTAGTTTTAGTTTACTTCCAATAAAGGTTTAAGAAAGCGTGCCGTATGAGATTCAGTATTCTCGGCGACCTGCTCAGGTGTTCCTGCAACGAGTATTGTTCCACCGCCATCGCCGCCTTCTGGTCCTAAGTCGATGATCCAATCGGCGGTTTTAATCACATCTAAGTTATGCTCAATAACCACAATGGTGTTGCCGTGAGCCTTTAATCGATGCAATACATCCAGCAAGAGCTGAATATCGGCAAAGTGGAGACCTGTCGTTGGTTCATCGAGAATATAGAGGGTTTGGCCTGTGTCTCGCTTAGAGAGTTCTTTTGCCAGCTTAACACGTTGCGCTTCACCACCGGATAGGGTCGTGGCACTCTGCCCCAAACTGATATAAGAGAGACCTACCTCTATTAAGGTTTGCAGCTTTCTGGCTATGGCTGGCACCGCTTCGAAGAAGGGTCTAGCCTCTTCAACAGTCATGTTCAGCACCTCATGGATGTTCTTACCCTTGTATTTAACTTCTAAGGTTTCACGGTTATAACGTTTACCTTTACAGTCATCACAAGGTACATAAACATCGGGGAGGAAGTGCATTTCAACTTTTATCAGGCCATCCCCCTGACAAGCTTCACAACGTCCGCCTTTGACGTTAAAGGAGAACCGACCAGGCTTATAACCACGGGTTCGAGACTCTTGAGTGGCAGAAAACAGCTCTCTGATAGGCGTAAAGATACCCGTATAAGTGGCTGGGTTTGAGCGTGGAGTACGGCCAATCGGGCTTTGATCGATATCGACAACTTTGTCACAATGATCCATGCCTTTGATCTCACGGTACGGCGATGGTTCATCGACCGTTGCCCCATTAAGTAGTCGATGGGCTATCTTGTAAAAGGTATCGTTGATTAGGGTTGATTTACCTGAGCCTGATACTCCGGTAACACAAGTAAATAGCCCAACAGGTATAATTAGATCGACATCTTTAAGATTGTTACCGCTAGCACCGAAGAGCTCAATAAGCTTATCGCCATTATAGGCAACGCGCTCTTCACTAATGTGGATCTGCTTCTTACCTGAGAGGTATTGGCCAGTGATGGATTCTTCACAATTCAGAATATCCTCTAAGGTACCGTCGCAGATCACTTCACCGCCATGCACACCAGCGCCAGGACCGATATCGATCACATGATCAGCCATTTTTATCGCATCTTCATCGTGTTCGACTACGATAACTGTGTTACCAATGTCACGCAGATGGATAAGTGTCTGCAACAGTCGCTCATTGTCTCTTTGATGCAAGCCGATAGAAGGTTCATCGAGAACATACATCACACCCACTAGACCTGCACCAATTTGACTGGCGAGTCTGATCCGCTGAGCTTCACCACCGGAAAGGGTGTCGGCAGAGCGAGACAGACTCAAATAGTTAAGCCCTACATTGACCAAGAAGCCTAAACGGTCGCCCACCTCTTTGAGTATTTTTTCAGCGATTTGAGCTCTTTTCCCTGTGAGCTTAAGCGTGGAAAAGTACGCCATGGCTTCGCCGATGGACCATTGAGTTAGCTGTGGCATGTTGAGATCATTGATGAAGACGTTACGCGCTTCTTCACGTAGGCGAGAGCCGCTACAGCTTTGACAGGTTTGGGTATTGATAAATTTGGCGAGCTCTTCTCGAACAGCATTTGACTCTGTTTCGCGATAGCGTCTATCCATATTATTGAGGATGCCTTCAAATGGATGATTGCGCACCACGACATCACCGCGATCATTGATGTATTTAAAGGCGATACTCTCCGTTCTTGAACCATAAAGAACGAGTTTCTTTATGTCAGCACTGAGCAGTACAAAAGGCTTTTCAACATCAAACTTGTAATGTTCCGCAAGCGAGCTGAGCATTTGGAAATAATAGAAATTACGTCTGTCCCAACCCCGAATCGCGCCGCCAGCCAATGATAAATCACCATTGACGATGACACGTTCAGGATCGAAATATTGCTGCACGCCAAGACCATCACAAGTGCCACAAGCGCCAGCTGGATTGTTAAATGAGAAGATTCGTGGTTCGAGTTCCGCCATTGAATAGCCACATTGTGGACAGGCAAAATTAGCAGAGAAGAGCAGCTCTTCATCTTTATTTTTTGAGTCACTGTCCATGTCGGCAACGGTGGCAATACCACCTGAAAGCTCGAGTGCCGTTTCAAATGACTCTGCCAGTCGCTGTTGGATATCGTCGCGAACTTTAAAGCGGTCAACGACCACTTCAATGGTGTGCTTTACATGCAGCTCAAGCTCAGGTGGGTCGGTGAGATCCCATACTTCGCCGTCGATACGAGCGCGAATGAAACCTTGTGCCGAGAGTCCTTCGAGCAGTTTAACATGCTCACCCTTACGATTATTGACCACAGGGGCAAGCAGCATTTGCCGGCTGCCGGCTGGGAGTTCTAATACTTTATCCACCATTTGACTGATGGTTTGGGCTGCTAAAGGTTGACCGTGGGTTGGGCAACGTGGTTCACCGATGCGGGCAAACAACAGGCGTAGGTAGTCATAGATCTCAGTGATGGTTCCCACCGTCGATCTAGGGTTGTGTGATGTCGATTTTTGCTCGATCGAGATTGCCGGGCTTAACCCTTCGATATGATCAACATCAGGCTTTTCCATCAAGCTTAAAAATTGACGAGCATAGGCTGAAAGAGATTCAACATATCGCCTTTGACCTTCGGCATAAAGAGTGTCGAATGCCAGAGATGATTTACCTGATCCCGAGAGACCAGTGATCACGATTAATTTATTTCTGGGAATTGTCAGGTTGATGTTTTTTAGATTGTGGGTGCGGGCACCACGTACTTCAATCTTGTCCATCTGTCTCTCTATGCCAAATAAAAAAGAGATCGATTATCGCACAAAAATTAACAAAAGCAGAGAGGATAAAATGAGTGGCAGTGTGGGGAAGATTTAGGATCGAAAGTGGGCAGGGTATAAAAGCCAAAATTTGAGGCGAACAATATTAGCGACGATATAACGGCTTTTGAATACACGGAGCATTGGACTTACGAGAAAGCCAAATGCTTAGCAAGTTATTTTCAGTGTTTTGATTCTATCATCTGCTAGGCAGCGATGAACTCGCAGTTTTTTGATTTTCCTTTTGAGCTAATTAAGGGCTTCGTGATACCATATCCGACTTATTTATGTATTCAGATCAGGGCGGAACATGGCCAATAGCGGACTCTCAAAGACTGAGACGAAAGTCGCGTTTTCTTTAGCCAGTGTATTTGGTTTACGCATGATGGGCTTGTTTATGATCATGCCTGTCTTTGCGCTTTACGGGCAACATCTTGAAGGGTTTTCGCCTTTATGGGTGGGTATTGCCATTGGTGCCTATGGTCTGACTCAAGCTGCATTACAGATCCCTATGGGGATTTTATCGGATAAATTTGGTCGTAAGCCTATTATTCTTATTGGCTTAATGATGTTTGCCTTTGGTAGTCTGGTGGCCGCTAATGCGGACACTATCTATGGCGTAGTGGCAGGCCGTGCGATACAAGGCATGGGCGCTATAGCCGCCGCAGTTCTGGCGCTAGCAGCTGACTTAACTCGGGATGAACAGAGAACTAAGGTGATGGCGATAATCGGTATGTGTATCGGTTTTTCCTTTGCGTTATCACTGCTAGTAGGCCCTATTGTTGCCCAGTTTCTGGGGTTGTCAGGTTTGTTTGCGATAACCGCAGGCCTAGCTGTTTTAGGGATGGTCATCGTACAATTTCTCGTACCAAATCCGATCACTCAAGCGCCTAAAGGGGATACCTTAGCCATGCCGGCTAAGTTGAAAGCTATGGTGACCGATCCTCAACTGTTTCGCTTAGACGTTGGGATTTTTATTCTGCACTTGGTGCTCACTGCCGTATTTGTGGCTTTGCCGCTGGACTTAGTGGATGCGGGGCTGGCGAAAGAAAAACACTGGATGCTTTATTTTCCCGCTTTTATGGGGGCTTTCTTCCTAATGGTGCCGCTCATCATCATAGGTGTGAAGAAGAAGAATACTAAAGCGACGTTTCAAGTTGCTCTGGTTATCATGATGCTGGCATTGGCTTCAATGGCACTGTTTGCCAATAATCTTGTCGTGTTGAGTATCGCAGTTGTGTTGTTTTTTACCGGTTTTAATTATCTGGAAGCATCATTGCCCAGTTTGATTGCCAAGTTCTGTCCTGTCGGAGACAAAGGTTCTGCCATGGGGGTCTACTCAACGAGTCAGTTTCTCGGCGCCTTCTGTGGTGGAATTTTAGGCGGTGGAGCTTATCAGTTAGTCGGTGCTGAAGGGGTGTTTGTGGTCGCATTGGGTTTGATGACGGTGTGGTTATTCTTAACCTTAGGCATGAAGAATCCTGTGTTGCTAAAGAGCTATACCCTTGAAGCAACAGTTGAAGGTAAAGAGCAAGCGAGAGCCATGGCAACTAAGTTATCTGAACTCGCCGGTGTTGCCGAGGCGATAGTGGTGCTTGAAGAGAAGGTCGCTTATTTAAAAGTTGATGAGCATTTCGATTTAAGAGAAGCGCGAGCTGTGTTAGGCTCTGTCAGTTAAGTCGTAATTTCATGTCATTTGACAGGAATTCGGTGTAGAATTTATTGTAATTTGTAAGTATATCTCAGGAGATTTCAATGGCCAGTCGTGGTGTCAATAAGGTAATTTTGGTCGGTAATTTGGGTAAAGACCCTGAAGTTCGTTATATGCCTAATGGCAATGCCGTCGCCAACTTTACAGTGGCGACGAGTGAGTCTTGGAAAGACCAACAAGGTCAACCACAAGAACGTACTGAATGGCACAACATCGTTATGTATCGTCGTCTGGCTGAAATTGCTGGCGAATACCTTAAGAAAGGTTCTAAGGTCTATATCGAAGGGAAACTGCAAACCAGTAAGTGGCAAGATCAGTCTACCGGTCAAGACCGTTATAAGACTGAGATTAATGCTAGTGAAATGCAGATGTTAGATAGCCGTGGCCAAGGTGGTGGGCAACAAGGTGGCGATTATGGCCAACAACAAGGTCAGCAGCAAAACCAATACAATGCACCGCAGCAGCAAGCTCCACAACAAGGTTATGCGCCTAAGCCTCAATCTGCTCCACAGCAGCCTGCTTATGCACCTAAACCTCAGTCAGCTCCTCAGCAGCAAGCACCACAGCAAGGTGGCTACCAGTCACAACAGGGCCAGCAACAAGGTCAGCAGCAAGCTCCTGCCTACGCGCCTAAGCCACAAGCCACGCCGCAGCAGCGTCCAGCACCTGAGCCTCAAAAGGCAGCACCACAGCAGAATTTTACCCCAGATCTTGATGATGGTTGGGATGATGACATCCCCTTTTAGCACTTAAAATCTAAGCTGTCACAATTAGACTAAAGCCTCTTAATTAAGAGGCTTTTTTATTGTCTATTGTTAGCCTCTCCACTCTATCATCTAGCCCAAAAGTATTACTTCTTTCTTCTCGCTTTTTTGTATTTTGATTTTTTGAACATTTTTGTCCGTCAAAAAATATGTATTGCTGATAGTGTAGTTATTCGCTCCAAGCCACAGTATTACAGGGCTTGAGTAAATCCTACTTAGCTGTGTATCGAGTGCCATATAGTGAGCCTTTGTATTGATTGAGGTTGATAACATATGAAAAAGTGGACATGTTTATTATTGTTTCTTTTAACTTTTCCTACTGCAACATTATCGTCTGAAGATGACATTGAAATCAGTGGTTTAGTTATAGATAGGACTCTAACGCGTTTTGGTAAAGACTTTGGTTTTTACTATTCAAGTTACTGGCGAGATCTGACTTTTACTCAGGGCTTCAACGTGACTTTATACGAGACCGTGTTTCCACAGGCAGGAACTCAGCTGACATTAGAGGTTAATGGACAAACCATCTATATCACTCATTTTGGGCGTAGGGCTAACCCGATAAAAGCGCGAGCGGAACAAGCGATTTTACTTACTATTGATTATATAGCCCAGATAAAGGCGAATGCGGTTACTGGTGAATTAGTCAGCATCGATGACGGCTATTAGCCACAGAGATTAGGATAATAATTATGAATTACAGGATGTTAATTTTGGCTGCAAGTATAACTATTAGCAGCGCTCAGGCGACAGAGTTAGTCTATACCCCCATTAATCCAAGTTTCGGTGGTTCACCGCTCAATGGATCTTACTTGCTCAATAAGGCAAATGCGCAAAATGATCATGTGGCAGAGAGCTCAGATAAAGATTTTGTCACCCGTTTTAAAGAGTCATTGGAGCGTAATATTCTCAATGAAATAACCAGAAAGGTTGCTCAAGGTGAAGTTACTGATGGTACCTATGATACTGGGGACTTTCGTATCGAAGTGGCAACGATTGGCAGTGGAGTGATGTTAACGATTACTAACCTGCTAACTGGCGAAGTCACTGTGATTGAGATGCCTGTATATGGCGGGGGATAACTGATGAAAAATGTATTGATTCTGATTGCCTTATTTTCCTTATCAGCCTGTGGGTTAATCGCTAAACCTGATTTGAACATTACTCAAGCTGAAATTAATCCAGTAAGTGAAACCATGAAAGAGTTACAGGATAAACAGGGTCCTAAATACCCCATTCCTGTCGCTGTCTATTCGTTTCGGGATCAAACTGGACAATATAAACCTCAACAGAATGTCAGCTCATTCTCTACCGCGGTGACTCAAGGTGCCACCTCAATGCTAATACAAACTTTACTCGAGTCACGTTGGTTTATACCGGTGGAACGTGAAGGATTACAAAATCTATTAACTGAAAGAAAAATAACCAAAAAACAACCGGTTAAAAATAA is from Shewanella sp. MTB7 and encodes:
- a CDS encoding curli production assembly/transport protein CsgE, which encodes MKKWTCLLLFLLTFPTATLSSEDDIEISGLVIDRTLTRFGKDFGFYYSSYWRDLTFTQGFNVTLYETVFPQAGTQLTLEVNGQTIYITHFGRRANPIKARAEQAILLTIDYIAQIKANAVTGELVSIDDGY
- the uvrA gene encoding excinuclease ABC subunit UvrA — its product is MDKIEVRGARTHNLKNINLTIPRNKLIVITGLSGSGKSSLAFDTLYAEGQRRYVESLSAYARQFLSLMEKPDVDHIEGLSPAISIEQKSTSHNPRSTVGTITEIYDYLRLLFARIGEPRCPTHGQPLAAQTISQMVDKVLELPAGSRQMLLAPVVNNRKGEHVKLLEGLSAQGFIRARIDGEVWDLTDPPELELHVKHTIEVVVDRFKVRDDIQQRLAESFETALELSGGIATVADMDSDSKNKDEELLFSANFACPQCGYSMAELEPRIFSFNNPAGACGTCDGLGVQQYFDPERVIVNGDLSLAGGAIRGWDRRNFYYFQMLSSLAEHYKFDVEKPFVLLSADIKKLVLYGSRTESIAFKYINDRGDVVVRNHPFEGILNNMDRRYRETESNAVREELAKFINTQTCQSCSGSRLREEARNVFINDLNMPQLTQWSIGEAMAYFSTLKLTGKRAQIAEKILKEVGDRLGFLVNVGLNYLSLSRSADTLSGGEAQRIRLASQIGAGLVGVMYVLDEPSIGLHQRDNERLLQTLIHLRDIGNTVIVVEHDEDAIKMADHVIDIGPGAGVHGGEVICDGTLEDILNCEESITGQYLSGKKQIHISEERVAYNGDKLIELFGASGNNLKDVDLIIPVGLFTCVTGVSGSGKSTLINDTFYKIAHRLLNGATVDEPSPYREIKGMDHCDKVVDIDQSPIGRTPRSNPATYTGIFTPIRELFSATQESRTRGYKPGRFSFNVKGGRCEACQGDGLIKVEMHFLPDVYVPCDDCKGKRYNRETLEVKYKGKNIHEVLNMTVEEARPFFEAVPAIARKLQTLIEVGLSYISLGQSATTLSGGEAQRVKLAKELSKRDTGQTLYILDEPTTGLHFADIQLLLDVLHRLKAHGNTIVVIEHNLDVIKTADWIIDLGPEGGDGGGTILVAGTPEQVAENTESHTARFLKPLLEVN
- a CDS encoding curli assembly protein CsgF, whose protein sequence is MNYRMLILAASITISSAQATELVYTPINPSFGGSPLNGSYLLNKANAQNDHVAESSDKDFVTRFKESLERNILNEITRKVAQGEVTDGTYDTGDFRIEVATIGSGVMLTITNLLTGEVTVIEMPVYGGG
- a CDS encoding MFS transporter, whose protein sequence is MANSGLSKTETKVAFSLASVFGLRMMGLFMIMPVFALYGQHLEGFSPLWVGIAIGAYGLTQAALQIPMGILSDKFGRKPIILIGLMMFAFGSLVAANADTIYGVVAGRAIQGMGAIAAAVLALAADLTRDEQRTKVMAIIGMCIGFSFALSLLVGPIVAQFLGLSGLFAITAGLAVLGMVIVQFLVPNPITQAPKGDTLAMPAKLKAMVTDPQLFRLDVGIFILHLVLTAVFVALPLDLVDAGLAKEKHWMLYFPAFMGAFFLMVPLIIIGVKKKNTKATFQVALVIMMLALASMALFANNLVVLSIAVVLFFTGFNYLEASLPSLIAKFCPVGDKGSAMGVYSTSQFLGAFCGGILGGGAYQLVGAEGVFVVALGLMTVWLFLTLGMKNPVLLKSYTLEATVEGKEQARAMATKLSELAGVAEAIVVLEEKVAYLKVDEHFDLREARAVLGSVS
- a CDS encoding M28 family peptidase; protein product: MGFTDEKIAVRFLQKIHLQHLLMLASVLLLSACSTFKPSCKTQLTSNWVDTKSLQTDIAKLASDELEGRKTGSQGAVLTRIYINQRFTQIGLTPWFYPALPHRSNDQPHTPLDNRIDSQVKNAAFDVPFIYSQGFHHRQGRNVVGVLTASRPSSHWRLIVAHYDHLGIKRGKIYPGADDNASGIAAMLQLATYAAANRSLYQDTNLMFVATDAEEPGLYGGYALVERLNLPHSIPNAEQIELAVNLDMVGRPDRSNVIHLEGRRGFSQFSLIQQNLIKETGLCIRAYHSRKRTSMAAHINWLRASDHYPLHKAGIPWLYFGVPPHQDYHAPSDTVEKIDLEFLAAVTASAHQLLIINSLQLENVP
- a CDS encoding single-stranded DNA-binding protein — its product is MASRGVNKVILVGNLGKDPEVRYMPNGNAVANFTVATSESWKDQQGQPQERTEWHNIVMYRRLAEIAGEYLKKGSKVYIEGKLQTSKWQDQSTGQDRYKTEINASEMQMLDSRGQGGGQQGGDYGQQQGQQQNQYNAPQQQAPQQGYAPKPQSAPQQPAYAPKPQSAPQQQAPQQGGYQSQQGQQQGQQQAPAYAPKPQATPQQRPAPEPQKAAPQQNFTPDLDDGWDDDIPF